A genomic region of Eucalyptus grandis isolate ANBG69807.140 chromosome 5, ASM1654582v1, whole genome shotgun sequence contains the following coding sequences:
- the LOC104444883 gene encoding LOW QUALITY PROTEIN: protein ROLLING AND ERECT LEAF 2 (The sequence of the model RefSeq protein was modified relative to this genomic sequence to represent the inferred CDS: inserted 1 base in 1 codon), with translation MGCVASRIDEEERVQACKERKRLMKQLLVFRGDFADALLDYIRXLKNTGATLRQFTESESLEIENTLFGLASPPSPPPPLPPSPPPPPVFSPDNRRHNKTKERLLVHKKEEQAVELDDDTSSQMSGDTNESADMTMEVWKSKKSLEGIVKNLDEHFLEASALGRDIAILVDFNSWDSFPPKKTKEHKRKRSNSAKVVSALSWNWSSRSLQLTRDVTEYPGPSEPCKAGAHPIALDKLFTAEHNLYKHLKDEENTKLEYERKLLLLQKQEDENQDWAKRDKTRLTVEGLESDLISLQQSISRTCDVIVTLIDEELHPQLVALTSGLLHMWKTMCRCHKLQNHIALQLNHISVNQVTGLSSDFHRQAAVQLESEVESWYKSFCKLVTSQKGYVSTLQRWLELTDCLADDQLQSNFSSVLCTLCEDWQIHLERVPDKAASDALKSLLLGVRSILLQQAEELDLQRKAKKLEKKLQKESSSLDEMEKKLERGISADNPTLEVGPNHPISLKRAKIETLKKRLDDENAKYVVSVEFTKAMALNHLKNGLPCVFKALMEFSGACTKVFEALNNPGEQVGSRENEPRVLPA, from the exons ATGGGCTGCGTCGCTTCGAgaattgatgaagaagagagggTTCAGGCGTGCAAGGAGAGAAAGAGGTTGATGAAGCAGTTGCTGGTGTTTAGGGGGGACTTTGCTGATGCCCTGTTGGATTACATAA GCCTGAAGAACACGGGAGCGACACTCCGGCAGTTCACCGAGTCGGAGTCGTTGGAGATCGAGAACACTTTGTTCGGCCTGGCATcacctccttctcctcctccccctttgcctccatcacctccacctccaccggTTTTCAGTCCGGATAATAGGAGGCACAATAAAACTAAGGAGAGATTACTAGTACACAAGAAA GAAGAACAAGCTGTGGAGTTGGACGATGATACTTCATCACAGATGAGCGGGGACACTAATGAAAGTGCTGATATGACCATGGAagtttggaagagcaagaagtcCTTGGAGGGTATTGTGAAGAACTTGGATGAGCATTTTCTGGAAGCATCAGCTCTTGGCAGGGATATAGCTATTCTTGTGGACTTCAATTCATGGGATAGTTTCCCacccaagaaaacaaaagaacacaaGA GGAAGAGAAGCAATTCTGCTAAGGTTGTGAGTGCTCTTTCATGGAACTGGTCATCTAGGTCACTTCAGCTTACAAGAGATGTTACTGAGTATCCTGGTCCTAGTGAACCCTGCAAGGCGGGTGCTCATCCGATCGCTCTTGACAAGCTGTTCACTGCAGAGCATAACCTTTATAAACACTTAAAG GATGAAGAAAACACAAAGCTAGAGTACGAGAGAAAACTCTTGTTACTGCAAAAGCAAGAAGATGAAAACCAAGACTGGGCCAAGAGGGACAAAACCAGATTAACTGTGGAGGGTCTGGAGTCTGACCTAATTAGCCTGCAGCAGTCCATTAGTAGAACTTGTGATGTAATAGTGACTCTAATAGATGAGGAGCTTCACCCTCAGTTGGTTGCATTAACTTCCGG GCTGCTGCACATGTGGAAAACAATGTGTAGATGCCATAAACTTCAAAACCATATAGCACTCCAATTAAATCATATTTCAGTTAATCAAGTAACAGGGCTTTCTTCAGACTTCCATCGCCAGGCCGCAGTACAGCTTGAGTCTGAGGTGGAATCATGGTACAAAAGCTTCTGCAAGCTCGTTACATCTCAAAAAGGTTATGTCAGCACTCTCCAAAGGTGGTTAGAATTAACGGATTGCCTTGCGGATGATCAACTCCAGAGTAATTTCTCTTCTGTGCTTTGTACACTTTGTGAGGATTGGCAGATTCACCTTGAAAGAGTACCTGATAAG GCAGCTTCAGATGCCCTCAAGAGCCTTCTATTGGGTGTCCGCTCTATCCTTTTGCAACAGGCTGAGGAACTAGACCTGCAGAGGAAAGCCAAGAAGCtcgaaaagaagttgcagaaaGAGTCGTCTTCACTGGATGAAATGGAGAAGAAGCTCGAGCGAGGCATTTCCGCAGATAACCCGACTTTGGAGGTGGGTCCTAATCATCCTATATCACTGAAGCGTGCGAAGATCGAGACCCTGAAGAAACGGTTGGACGATGAGAATGCCAAGTATGTGGTCTCGGTCGAGTTCACCAAGGCCATGGCCCTGAACCACCTCAAGAACGGCCTGCCTTGCGTTTTTAAGGCATTGATGGAATTCTCAGGTGCTTGC